One Coffea arabica cultivar ET-39 chromosome 5e, Coffea Arabica ET-39 HiFi, whole genome shotgun sequence DNA segment encodes these proteins:
- the LOC140003893 gene encoding arogenate dehydratase/prephenate dehydratase 1, chloroplastic-like isoform X3, which translates to MFGHMIWLKHIVCFLSHLCCLGNHAIRCLGDQNSSSNSASELPSVVDNRESSLANKLQKDLSSLPRPLSVSDFSTFPSHGSKVRVSFKGEPGSYSEDAALKAYPQCETVPCNEFEDAFKAVELWIADRAVLPIENSLSGSIHRNYDLLLRHRLHIVGEVQLPVNFCLLALPGIPLERLKRVLSHPQALAQSDNFLSKLGVVRENFEDTAGAAQLVVSKRMFDAGVIATARAAEIYGLNIVAKAIQDEPDNFTRFIILARDPIIPRTDKAFKTSIVFTLEEGPGVIFKALAVFALRDINLTKIESRPQRKQPLRVVDDSNNGTAKYFDYLFYIDFEASMAESRAQNALGHLQQDFATFLRILGSYPIDAAA; encoded by the exons ATGTTTGGGCATATGATATGGCTTAAGCATATCGTGTGTTTCTTAAGTCATCTCTGTTGCTTAG GAAATCATGCAATAAGGTGTCTTGGAGATCAGAATTCTTCTTCCAATTCAGCTTCTGAATTGCCAAGTGTGGTTGATAACAGAGAAAGCAGCTTGGCTAACAAATTGCAGAAGGATTTGAGCTCTTTACCAA GACCATTATCTGTCTCTGACTTTTCTACTTTTCCAAGTCATGGTTCGAAGGTGCGGGTATCTTTTAAG GGAGAGCCTGGTTCATATAGTGAAGATGCAGCACTGAAAGCTTATCCACAATGCGAAACTGTTCCTTGTAATGAGTTTGAAGATGCTTTTAAG GCAGTTGAATTATGGATCGCTGATAGAGCAGTTCTCCCGATTGAAAATTCTTTAAGTGGAAGTATTCATCGAAACTATGACTTGCTCCTTCGTCATAGACTACATATTGTGGGTGAGGTtcagttgcctgtaaatttttgCCTTCTAGCACTACCAGGCATCCCACTGGAGCGGTTAAAACGTGTCCTAAGCCATCCGCAG GCACTTGCACAAAGCGATAATTTTCTCAGCAAGTTAGGTGTTGTCAGAGAAAATTTTGAAGACACTGCTGGTGCTGCTCAG CTTGTAGTTTCAAAGAGAATGTTTGATGCTGGTGTCATTGCAACTGCTCGAGCTGCAGAAATCTATGGACTCAATATAGTTGCCAAAGCAATTCAG GATGAACCAGATAACTTTACACGCTTTATTATACTTGCAAGAGATCCTATAATTCCAAGGACAGACAAGGCTTTTAAG ACAAGTATTGTATTTACTTTAGAGGAAGGCCCAGGAGTAATATTCAAAGCCTTAGCAGTGTTTGCACTGAGGGATATTAACTTGACAAAG ATTGAAAGTCGCCCCCAAAGAAAGCAACCACTGAGAGTAGTTGATGACTCCAATAATGGAACTGCCAA GTATTTTGATTATCTGTTCTATATTGACTTTGAGGCATCTATGGCAGAATCTCGTGCACAAAATGCTTTAGGTCATTTGCAG CAGGACTTTGCAACATTTCTTCGTATACTTGGAAGTTATCCCATAGACGCAGCTGCTTAG
- the LOC140003893 gene encoding arogenate dehydratase/prephenate dehydratase 1, chloroplastic-like isoform X2, with protein MAVKNLINLGCLFPQVGCAQFSEKPSVYACLGLKCSEFIGFSGNHAIRCLGDQNSSSNSASELPSVVDNRESSLANKLQKDLSSLPRPLSVSDFSTFPSHGSKVRVSFKGEPGSYSEDAALKAYPQCETVPCNEFEDAFKAVELWIADRAVLPIENSLSGSIHRNYDLLLRHRLHIVGEVQLPVNFCLLALPGIPLERLKRVLSHPQALAQSDNFLSKLGVVRENFEDTAGAAQLVVSKRMFDAGVIATARAAEIYGLNIVAKAIQDEPDNFTRFIILARDPIIPRTDKAFKTSIVFTLEEGPGVIFKALAVFALRDINLTKIESRPQRKQPLRVVDDSNNGTAKYFDYLFYIDFEASMAESRAQNALGHLQDFATFLRILGSYPIDAAA; from the exons ATGGCTGTCAAGAATTTAATTAACTTGGGGTGTTTGTTTCCTCAAGTGGGATGTGCACAGTTTAGTGAAAAGCCCAGTGTATATGCTTGTTTAGGCTTGAAATGTAGTGAATTTATTGGGTTTTCAGGAAATCATGCAATAAGGTGTCTTGGAGATCAGAATTCTTCTTCCAATTCAGCTTCTGAATTGCCAAGTGTGGTTGATAACAGAGAAAGCAGCTTGGCTAACAAATTGCAGAAGGATTTGAGCTCTTTACCAA GACCATTATCTGTCTCTGACTTTTCTACTTTTCCAAGTCATGGTTCGAAGGTGCGGGTATCTTTTAAG GGAGAGCCTGGTTCATATAGTGAAGATGCAGCACTGAAAGCTTATCCACAATGCGAAACTGTTCCTTGTAATGAGTTTGAAGATGCTTTTAAG GCAGTTGAATTATGGATCGCTGATAGAGCAGTTCTCCCGATTGAAAATTCTTTAAGTGGAAGTATTCATCGAAACTATGACTTGCTCCTTCGTCATAGACTACATATTGTGGGTGAGGTtcagttgcctgtaaatttttgCCTTCTAGCACTACCAGGCATCCCACTGGAGCGGTTAAAACGTGTCCTAAGCCATCCGCAG GCACTTGCACAAAGCGATAATTTTCTCAGCAAGTTAGGTGTTGTCAGAGAAAATTTTGAAGACACTGCTGGTGCTGCTCAG CTTGTAGTTTCAAAGAGAATGTTTGATGCTGGTGTCATTGCAACTGCTCGAGCTGCAGAAATCTATGGACTCAATATAGTTGCCAAAGCAATTCAG GATGAACCAGATAACTTTACACGCTTTATTATACTTGCAAGAGATCCTATAATTCCAAGGACAGACAAGGCTTTTAAG ACAAGTATTGTATTTACTTTAGAGGAAGGCCCAGGAGTAATATTCAAAGCCTTAGCAGTGTTTGCACTGAGGGATATTAACTTGACAAAG ATTGAAAGTCGCCCCCAAAGAAAGCAACCACTGAGAGTAGTTGATGACTCCAATAATGGAACTGCCAA GTATTTTGATTATCTGTTCTATATTGACTTTGAGGCATCTATGGCAGAATCTCGTGCACAAAATGCTTTAGGTCATTTGCAG GACTTTGCAACATTTCTTCGTATACTTGGAAGTTATCCCATAGACGCAGCTGCTTAG
- the LOC140003893 gene encoding arogenate dehydratase/prephenate dehydratase 1, chloroplastic-like isoform X1, protein MAVKNLINLGCLFPQVGCAQFSEKPSVYACLGLKCSEFIGFSGNHAIRCLGDQNSSSNSASELPSVVDNRESSLANKLQKDLSSLPRPLSVSDFSTFPSHGSKVRVSFKGEPGSYSEDAALKAYPQCETVPCNEFEDAFKAVELWIADRAVLPIENSLSGSIHRNYDLLLRHRLHIVGEVQLPVNFCLLALPGIPLERLKRVLSHPQALAQSDNFLSKLGVVRENFEDTAGAAQLVVSKRMFDAGVIATARAAEIYGLNIVAKAIQDEPDNFTRFIILARDPIIPRTDKAFKTSIVFTLEEGPGVIFKALAVFALRDINLTKIESRPQRKQPLRVVDDSNNGTAKYFDYLFYIDFEASMAESRAQNALGHLQQDFATFLRILGSYPIDAAA, encoded by the exons ATGGCTGTCAAGAATTTAATTAACTTGGGGTGTTTGTTTCCTCAAGTGGGATGTGCACAGTTTAGTGAAAAGCCCAGTGTATATGCTTGTTTAGGCTTGAAATGTAGTGAATTTATTGGGTTTTCAGGAAATCATGCAATAAGGTGTCTTGGAGATCAGAATTCTTCTTCCAATTCAGCTTCTGAATTGCCAAGTGTGGTTGATAACAGAGAAAGCAGCTTGGCTAACAAATTGCAGAAGGATTTGAGCTCTTTACCAA GACCATTATCTGTCTCTGACTTTTCTACTTTTCCAAGTCATGGTTCGAAGGTGCGGGTATCTTTTAAG GGAGAGCCTGGTTCATATAGTGAAGATGCAGCACTGAAAGCTTATCCACAATGCGAAACTGTTCCTTGTAATGAGTTTGAAGATGCTTTTAAG GCAGTTGAATTATGGATCGCTGATAGAGCAGTTCTCCCGATTGAAAATTCTTTAAGTGGAAGTATTCATCGAAACTATGACTTGCTCCTTCGTCATAGACTACATATTGTGGGTGAGGTtcagttgcctgtaaatttttgCCTTCTAGCACTACCAGGCATCCCACTGGAGCGGTTAAAACGTGTCCTAAGCCATCCGCAG GCACTTGCACAAAGCGATAATTTTCTCAGCAAGTTAGGTGTTGTCAGAGAAAATTTTGAAGACACTGCTGGTGCTGCTCAG CTTGTAGTTTCAAAGAGAATGTTTGATGCTGGTGTCATTGCAACTGCTCGAGCTGCAGAAATCTATGGACTCAATATAGTTGCCAAAGCAATTCAG GATGAACCAGATAACTTTACACGCTTTATTATACTTGCAAGAGATCCTATAATTCCAAGGACAGACAAGGCTTTTAAG ACAAGTATTGTATTTACTTTAGAGGAAGGCCCAGGAGTAATATTCAAAGCCTTAGCAGTGTTTGCACTGAGGGATATTAACTTGACAAAG ATTGAAAGTCGCCCCCAAAGAAAGCAACCACTGAGAGTAGTTGATGACTCCAATAATGGAACTGCCAA GTATTTTGATTATCTGTTCTATATTGACTTTGAGGCATCTATGGCAGAATCTCGTGCACAAAATGCTTTAGGTCATTTGCAG CAGGACTTTGCAACATTTCTTCGTATACTTGGAAGTTATCCCATAGACGCAGCTGCTTAG
- the LOC140006580 gene encoding probable membrane metalloprotease ARASP2, chloroplastic, whose translation MIINLLSTPPCSSSTSSFSIINFMNSRTPFSEFSLRTKTHFSKSFLSSVYCSPSSPHSSFHCQNQFLCPKEKRPHGRSKILSTCAVPGLDFAGFESAQSILVAAGVLTAIIIVHESGHFLAAYLQGIHVSKFAVGFGPILAKFNKDNVEYSVRAFPLGGFVGFPDNDPDSEIPVDDVNLLKNRPILDRVLVVSAGVIANIVFAYVIIFAQVVSVGLPVQEAFPGVLVPDVRPLSAASRDGMLPGDVILGVNAIGLQKTGPNLVADVVDEIKKNPKKKVLLKVERGGQNVDINITPDMNSDGTGRIGVQLSPNVRISKVIPRGTFEALSFSGREFWGLTSNVLDSLKQTFLNFSQSASKVSGPVAIIAVGAEVAKSNIDGLYQFAAVLNLNLAVINLLPLPALDGGTLALILIEAARGGRKLPLEIEQRIMSSGITLVIILGIFLLVRDTLNLEFIRDML comes from the coding sequence ATGATTATAAACCTCTTATCCACTCCTCCATGCTCATCTTCTACTTCTTCATTTTCTATCATTAATTTCATGAATTCAAGAACACCCTTTTCAGAGTTTTCTTTGAGGACCAAAACCCACTTCTCaaaatcttttctttcttcagtTTATTGCTCACCCTCTTCTCCACATTCAAGTTTTCACTGCCAGAATCAATTTTTATGTCCAAAGGAGAAACGCCCACATGGTAGGAGTAAAATTTTGAGTACTTGTGCAGTTCCAGGACTTGATTTTGCAGGGTTCGAGAGTGCCCAGTCAATTCTTGTAGCAGCTGGAGTGTTAACAGCTATAATCATAGTTCATGAAAGTGGTCATTTTTTGGCAGCTTATCTTCAGGGCATCCATGTAAGTAAATTTGCAGTTGGGTTTGGGCCAATTTTGGCTAAATTCAATAAGGATAATGTAGAGTATTCTGTTAGAGCATTTCCACTTGGTGGCTTTGTTGGATTTCCTGATAATGATCCTGATAGTGAAATTCCAGTTGATGATGTAAATTTGCTGAAAAATAGGCCTATTTTGGATCGAGTGCTTGTTGTTTCAGCTGGTGTTATAGCTAATATAGTGTTTGCTTATGTTATAATCTTTGCACAAGTAGTATCTGTTGGATTGCCTGTTCAAGAGGCCTTCCCTGGGGTTCTTGTGCCTGACGTTAGGCCTTTGTCAGCAGCGTCCCGAGATGGGATGCTGCCAGGTGATGTTATTTTAGGGGTAAATGCAATTGGGCTTCAAAAGACAGGGCCTAATTTGGTTGCTGACGTTGTTGATGAGATtaagaaaaatcctaagaagAAGGTGTTGCTTAAGGTTGAGAGAGGAGGACAGAATGTGGATATCAATATTACACCTGATATGAATTCGGATGGAACAGGGCGAATTGGGGTCCAACTGTCACCCAATGTTAGGATTTCGAAGGTTATACCAAGGGGCACCTTTGAAGCTTTAAGTTTTTCAGGACGCGAGTTTTGGGGTCTTACATCAAATGTCCTGGACAGCTTAAAGCAGACTTTTCTCAACTTCTCACAATCAGCTAGCAAGGTTTCAGGACCTGTTGCAATTATAGCTGTTGGTGCTGAGGTTGCAAAGTCAAATATAGATGGTCTTTACCAATTTGCAGCTGTTCTGAATCTTAATCTTGCAGTAATAAACCTTCTTCCATTGCCCGCCTTAGATGGGGGTACCTTGGCCTTGATCCTAATAGAAGCAGCCAGAGGAGGGAGGAAACTGCCTTTAGAAATAGAGCAGCGAATTATGTCATCTGGCATCACGCTTGTCATAATTCTTGGGATATTTCTTCTTGTACGGGACACATTAAACCTCGAATTCATACGCGATATGTTGTGA